From Candidatus Pedobacter colombiensis, one genomic window encodes:
- a CDS encoding ORF6N domain-containing protein — protein MNKIYVIRDQKVMLDRDLAELYGVETKVLKQAVRRNITRFPQDFMFEMNKEELENWRSQFVTSKEDRQGLRYMPFCFTEQGVAMLSSVLNSERAIHVNIQIIRIYTRIREMVLLHKDVSLLVEQVEKKLLKQDQKIEILFTYLSKFIEKEDKPRPEIGFKRKGK, from the coding sequence ATGAACAAGATCTATGTGATCCGGGATCAGAAAGTGATGTTGGATAGGGATCTTGCTGAACTCTATGGAGTTGAAACCAAGGTATTAAAACAGGCAGTAAGACGTAATATTACACGTTTTCCACAAGACTTTATGTTTGAGATGAACAAAGAAGAGCTGGAGAATTGGAGGTCACAGTTTGTGACCTCCAAAGAAGATCGACAAGGATTACGCTATATGCCTTTTTGTTTTACCGAACAGGGCGTTGCCATGTTGTCAAGCGTGCTAAACAGTGAGCGGGCAATCCATGTAAACATTCAGATCATTCGTATCTATACCCGCATTCGTGAAATGGTACTGCTCCATAAAGACGTATCATTGCTGGTGGAACAGGTAGAAAAGAAGCTCCTTAAACAGGATCAGAAAATAGAAATACTGTTTACTTATCTAAGTAAATTCATTGAAAAAGAGGATAAACCAAGACCAGAAATAGGCTTTAAACGAAAAGGGAAATAA
- a CDS encoding TonB-dependent receptor translates to MAMLLLPVLAKAQFSISGTVSEKSNKTLPGASVRLKNKATGTTTDVQGKYRFSNLKAGSYTLSTSYIGYQTVEKTVTLNNDEVVDFTLAPSAFLADEVIVRATRANEKSATTYKNIDKAEIERNNFGQDLPFILNNTPGVVVTSDAGAGVGYTGIRIRGSDASRVNVTINGIPYNDSESQGIYWVNMPDFASSVDNIQIQRGVGTSTNGAGAFGGSLNIQTSAPAQNAYAELNNTFGSFNTLKNTVKIGTGLIDQKWSFDGRLSRITSDGFVDRAAANLKSYFLSGAYYGKTDLLRINVFSGTEKTYQAWNGVPEAKLRGDLEGLKEHYENNVGYLYNTKADSLNLFNSDNRKYNQFTYKDQNDNYAQNHYQALYAKQFSDKFSFNGALHYTDGKGYYEEYKNDQKFKKYGLPVVNVGGVNVSKTDLIRRRWLDNDFYGLTYAFNYIPQSDLNFTLGGAYNQYRGKHFGEIIWAQYASTSTNDYHYYDGRGNKDDFNTYAKVNYSPLTQLSLFADLQYRNVKYDITGMDKNRNPLDFHNNYNFFNPKFGATYFLGEQSNLYASFSVANKEPNRDDFTNLKIGLPVPKPERLNNVEAGYRVKTNDFNAGINVYGMFYKDQLIFTGEVNDGGDPYRQNVDKSSRMGLELDASYIISPKFAINANAALSRNKIKNYIDYVSEYDDNFDLIKVQATTYANPDISFSPNTVLFGELVYKPLVGFAVALQSKYVSKQYMDNTQNEGRKLNAYWVNNARLGYDFSLKGIKNINIGLLANNILNKKYESNGYTYSSIYPWGTVTENFYFPQAGTNFLLSLNLKF, encoded by the coding sequence ATGGCGATGCTGCTGTTGCCCGTTCTGGCAAAAGCTCAATTCAGTATTTCGGGAACTGTATCCGAAAAATCAAACAAAACATTACCCGGAGCATCAGTAAGACTTAAAAATAAGGCTACAGGAACTACCACTGATGTGCAAGGAAAATACCGCTTTAGCAATCTAAAAGCAGGAAGTTATACCCTTAGCACGAGCTATATTGGCTACCAAACCGTAGAGAAAACCGTAACCCTTAACAACGATGAGGTTGTAGATTTTACATTAGCTCCAAGTGCATTTCTAGCCGATGAGGTAATCGTAAGGGCTACACGTGCCAATGAGAAGTCAGCCACCACTTACAAGAATATCGACAAAGCAGAAATTGAGCGAAACAACTTTGGACAAGACCTTCCATTCATCTTAAACAACACACCTGGCGTTGTCGTTACTTCTGATGCCGGCGCTGGCGTAGGTTATACAGGAATAAGGATCAGAGGAAGTGACGCCAGTCGCGTTAATGTTACCATAAACGGCATTCCCTACAACGACAGTGAAAGTCAGGGGATATATTGGGTAAACATGCCGGACTTTGCTTCTTCTGTAGACAACATCCAGATCCAGCGTGGTGTAGGTACGTCTACGAATGGGGCTGGTGCCTTCGGTGGAAGTTTAAACATACAAACCTCTGCACCTGCACAGAATGCTTATGCAGAACTAAACAATACATTTGGTTCTTTTAACACTTTAAAAAACACGGTTAAAATTGGTACCGGATTAATTGATCAAAAATGGAGCTTTGATGGACGCTTATCGAGAATAACATCGGATGGCTTTGTTGATCGTGCCGCTGCCAATCTTAAGTCTTATTTCTTGTCCGGCGCTTATTATGGCAAAACTGACCTGTTGCGGATAAACGTATTTTCGGGTACAGAAAAGACCTATCAAGCCTGGAATGGAGTTCCTGAAGCAAAATTACGCGGAGATCTGGAAGGCTTAAAAGAGCATTATGAGAATAATGTAGGCTATCTATACAATACAAAAGCCGACTCGTTAAACCTGTTTAACTCAGACAACAGAAAGTATAACCAGTTCACCTATAAGGATCAGAACGACAATTATGCGCAAAATCATTACCAGGCATTGTATGCAAAACAATTCAGCGACAAGTTTTCATTCAATGGAGCTTTGCATTATACTGATGGCAAAGGTTATTACGAAGAGTATAAAAATGATCAAAAGTTCAAGAAATACGGCTTACCTGTTGTAAATGTAGGTGGTGTTAATGTTAGTAAAACAGACTTAATTCGTCGCCGTTGGCTAGACAACGATTTCTATGGCTTAACCTATGCATTTAATTACATTCCTCAATCTGATTTAAACTTTACACTTGGCGGGGCCTATAATCAATACAGAGGCAAACATTTTGGAGAGATTATCTGGGCACAATATGCTTCAACTTCAACCAATGATTACCACTATTATGATGGCAGAGGCAACAAAGATGATTTTAACACCTACGCCAAGGTCAATTACAGTCCACTAACTCAATTAAGCCTATTTGCAGATCTACAATACAGAAACGTTAAGTACGACATCACCGGAATGGATAAAAACCGCAATCCGCTTGATTTCCATAACAATTATAACTTTTTCAATCCTAAGTTTGGCGCAACTTATTTCTTAGGCGAACAAAGTAACCTATATGCATCATTTAGTGTGGCCAATAAAGAGCCAAACCGCGATGATTTTACCAATCTAAAAATTGGGTTACCGGTACCAAAACCGGAACGTTTAAATAATGTTGAAGCTGGGTATCGCGTTAAAACTAATGATTTCAATGCCGGCATTAATGTATACGGCATGTTCTATAAAGATCAATTGATTTTTACCGGGGAAGTTAATGATGGTGGCGATCCTTACCGCCAGAATGTAGACAAAAGCTCACGTATGGGCCTTGAACTAGATGCTTCTTACATCATCAGTCCTAAATTTGCCATCAATGCAAATGCTGCATTAAGCAGGAATAAAATCAAAAACTATATTGATTACGTATCTGAGTACGATGATAATTTTGATTTAATCAAAGTTCAGGCGACCACTTATGCCAACCCTGACATTTCTTTCTCGCCAAACACCGTGCTTTTCGGCGAGCTGGTTTACAAACCACTGGTAGGTTTTGCGGTGGCTTTGCAAAGCAAATATGTAAGTAAACAATACATGGACAACACCCAAAATGAAGGCCGTAAATTAAATGCTTACTGGGTAAACAATGCCAGATTGGGTTATGATTTCAGCTTAAAAGGTATTAAAAACATCAATATCGGTCTATTAGCCAATAACATTCTGAATAAAAAATACGAAAGCAACGGCTATACTTACAGCTCAATTTATCCATGGGGAACGGTTACCGAAAACTTTTACTTCCCACAGGCAGGAACTAATTTCCTACTTTCGCTAAATTTGAAATTTTAA
- the nagA gene encoding N-acetylglucosamine-6-phosphate deacetylase, producing the protein MIAITNCKLFKSGVLLTDQSVLIEKGKISRVSNEEVPAGYTQIDARGDFLSPSFVELQIYGSGGQLFSAYPTAETLQQMDDDLIRKGTTGFLACVATNTMEIVYQALDAAKAYRSQAKGFLGLHLEGPYLNPKRRGAHIEAYIHKAELDEVKRLLDHADGTVKMMTLAAELQDDAVINYLLDNDVLLSLGHSDASFEQATAAYNKGFKTTTHLFNAMPAIHHRAPNLPVAVFNHPAAMASIIADGNHVDFEMVKMSHKLMKDRLFLITDAVTECNIGPYQHQLSGDKFITPDGTLSGSNITMLQAVENCVQHCDIPLHDALNMASSYPAKLIGLADKIGSLNVGNDADLLLLTPELKLSKVFVGGLHI; encoded by the coding sequence ATGATCGCAATAACCAATTGTAAGCTCTTTAAATCCGGTGTGCTGCTGACAGACCAATCTGTGCTAATTGAAAAAGGAAAAATTAGCCGTGTTTCTAATGAAGAAGTTCCTGCCGGATATACACAAATTGATGCCAGGGGTGATTTCCTTAGTCCTTCTTTTGTAGAACTTCAGATCTATGGTAGTGGCGGACAGCTTTTCTCTGCTTATCCCACAGCGGAAACATTACAGCAGATGGATGATGACCTGATCCGCAAGGGAACCACAGGTTTTTTGGCCTGCGTAGCTACCAACACCATGGAAATTGTTTATCAGGCCTTGGATGCTGCAAAGGCTTACCGCTCACAAGCCAAAGGCTTTTTGGGCTTGCATCTAGAAGGGCCTTACCTTAATCCTAAGCGTAGGGGTGCACATATTGAAGCTTACATCCATAAAGCGGAGCTTGATGAAGTGAAGCGTCTGCTGGACCATGCAGATGGCACTGTAAAGATGATGACACTGGCGGCTGAACTTCAGGATGATGCAGTGATCAATTATTTACTGGACAATGATGTGCTTTTGTCATTAGGACATAGTGATGCGAGTTTTGAACAAGCTACGGCTGCGTATAACAAAGGATTTAAAACGACTACACATTTGTTTAATGCCATGCCCGCAATTCATCACAGGGCTCCTAATTTGCCTGTAGCGGTATTTAATCATCCTGCTGCAATGGCAAGTATCATCGCCGATGGAAACCATGTGGATTTTGAAATGGTGAAGATGAGCCATAAGCTGATGAAAGACCGACTGTTTTTAATTACTGATGCTGTGACGGAATGTAACATTGGTCCTTATCAGCATCAGCTTTCGGGAGATAAATTTATTACACCTGATGGTACGCTTTCGGGATCAAACATTACCATGTTACAGGCTGTTGAGAACTGTGTACAACATTGTGATATCCCTTTACATGATGCCTTAAATATGGCTTCATCCTATCCTGCAAAGCTGATTGGACTTGCAGATAAAATAGGCTCATTAAACGTTGGTAATGATGCTGATTTGCTATTATTGACGCCTGAACTTAAGCTGAGTAAAGTTTTTGTGGGCGGTTTACACATTTGA
- a CDS encoding ABC transporter ATP-binding protein, translated as MNLLLEYLKNYKWIVVLALVLAAINIGFSLLDPYITGRIVDRFIEKKDVLGRSEFIWGVLGFVGLGVGAAMVSRIAKNFQDYFTSIIVQKVGAEMYADGLKHSLELPYQVFEDQRSGETLGILQKVRLDSEKFITSFISILFVSLIGMIFVIVYSVSVSYKVTLIYFSAIPIISFVSWFLSRKIKTIQKSIVAETTALAGSTTESLRNIELVKSLGLANQEIERLNKTTYKILGLELRKVKYVRSMSFVQGTTVNFVRSSMVVVLLILIFEKTISPGQYFSFLFYSFFLFGPLQELGNVILSWREAEVSLGNFKRILSTPIDQKPLNPVKLEKITKLAFENVNFKHLTGKFNALTDINFSTHNGETIAFVGPSGSGKTTLVKLLVGLYQPMEGDVLYNDTSSRQIDLDLLREKIGFVTQDTQLFSGTIRENLQFVRPGATDEECMRVLQQAACNNLLARADNGLDTVIGEGGVKVSGGEKQRLSIARALLRKPDILVFDEATSSLDSLTEEEITATIRDISEQTNHITILIAHRLSTIKHADRIFVLEKGHIIEQGRHEDLLLLNGLYYAMWRQQIGERLTTV; from the coding sequence ATGAATTTACTGCTTGAATATCTGAAGAACTATAAATGGATAGTGGTTTTAGCCCTTGTATTGGCTGCTATTAATATAGGATTCTCTTTATTAGATCCTTACATTACAGGTAGAATTGTAGACCGTTTTATCGAAAAGAAAGATGTGTTGGGAAGAAGCGAGTTCATCTGGGGAGTACTTGGGTTTGTTGGTTTGGGGGTTGGTGCAGCCATGGTATCCAGGATTGCCAAGAACTTTCAGGATTATTTTACCAGCATCATTGTTCAGAAGGTAGGAGCAGAAATGTATGCAGATGGTTTAAAACACTCGTTGGAACTACCTTATCAGGTCTTTGAAGATCAACGTAGTGGTGAGACTCTGGGTATACTACAGAAGGTACGTCTGGATTCGGAAAAGTTCATCACTTCTTTTATCAGCATTTTATTTGTCAGCCTGATAGGAATGATTTTTGTAATCGTTTACTCAGTTTCGGTGAGTTATAAAGTTACCTTAATTTACTTCTCTGCAATCCCAATCATTAGTTTTGTGAGCTGGTTCTTGAGTCGTAAAATTAAAACTATACAAAAAAGTATTGTGGCTGAAACAACTGCTTTGGCGGGTTCCACCACAGAATCATTAAGAAACATTGAACTGGTTAAAAGCTTAGGATTAGCTAATCAGGAAATAGAGCGTTTAAATAAAACAACGTATAAAATACTTGGTCTTGAGCTTAGAAAGGTAAAGTATGTGCGGAGTATGAGCTTTGTACAGGGTACTACGGTTAATTTTGTACGAAGCAGTATGGTTGTGGTTTTACTGATCCTTATTTTTGAAAAGACCATTTCTCCAGGACAGTATTTTTCTTTCCTGTTTTATTCATTCTTCCTTTTTGGTCCATTGCAGGAACTTGGTAATGTAATTCTCTCATGGCGGGAGGCCGAGGTTTCTTTGGGCAATTTTAAGCGGATTTTAAGCACACCAATTGATCAGAAGCCGCTTAATCCGGTTAAGCTGGAAAAGATTACCAAATTGGCTTTTGAGAATGTTAATTTTAAACACTTAACAGGTAAGTTCAATGCATTAACCGACATCAACTTTAGTACCCATAATGGGGAGACTATTGCTTTTGTAGGCCCTTCGGGTTCTGGAAAAACAACGTTGGTTAAACTGTTGGTTGGACTTTATCAGCCTATGGAGGGTGATGTGCTTTACAATGATACTTCAAGCAGACAGATTGACCTTGATTTATTAAGGGAGAAAATAGGTTTTGTAACTCAGGATACACAATTGTTCTCTGGAACAATCAGAGAAAATTTACAGTTTGTAAGACCGGGCGCTACAGATGAAGAATGTATGCGGGTATTGCAACAGGCCGCTTGTAATAATCTATTGGCAAGAGCAGATAACGGCCTGGATACCGTAATTGGTGAGGGTGGAGTAAAAGTATCGGGAGGTGAAAAGCAACGTTTATCGATAGCGAGAGCACTTTTGCGTAAGCCGGATATTTTGGTGTTTGATGAAGCGACATCTTCTTTGGATTCTTTAACAGAAGAGGAAATCACTGCTACCATTCGTGATATTTCGGAGCAAACCAATCACATCACGATATTAATTGCGCACAGGTTATCGACGATTAAACATGCCGACCGGATTTTTGTACTGGAAAAGGGCCACATTATTGAACAGGGTAGGCACGAAGATCTATTGTTGTTAAATGGCTTGTATTATGCCATGTGGAGACAACAGATCGGTGAGCGCCTGACAACGGTTTAA
- a CDS encoding thiamine phosphate synthase: MKKFIEKLHFITHDIQKLSHIEQAQIACSAGAKWIQYRCLTKNDDELLQDIHAIAEICDDWGATLIVTDHIHLNGKADIQGFHIEDFDADFVKLREQLGEAVTIGGSATTLQGLIRLAAEGADYAGFGPFYTTTTKPNNSPLLGVSGYQNAMAELKKLNIDLPVLAVGGITISDIDPLMNTGIFGIAASAAINQAEDMRTAYLDFYDKIM, translated from the coding sequence ATGAAAAAGTTTATTGAAAAACTCCATTTTATTACGCACGATATCCAAAAGCTAAGCCATATCGAACAGGCACAAATTGCCTGCTCTGCCGGAGCAAAATGGATACAATACCGCTGCCTAACCAAAAATGATGATGAATTGCTTCAGGATATTCATGCCATTGCAGAAATCTGTGACGATTGGGGAGCTACCCTGATCGTCACAGATCATATACATTTAAACGGCAAAGCCGACATTCAGGGTTTTCATATCGAAGATTTTGATGCCGACTTTGTAAAACTACGTGAGCAACTGGGCGAAGCAGTAACCATTGGTGGTTCTGCCACTACGCTGCAAGGCTTAATCAGACTGGCTGCTGAAGGTGCAGATTACGCAGGTTTTGGCCCATTTTATACCACAACCACCAAGCCCAATAATTCCCCATTACTGGGTGTATCGGGTTACCAAAATGCAATGGCAGAATTAAAAAAGCTGAATATCGACCTACCCGTGCTTGCTGTTGGCGGTATTACCATCAGCGACATAGATCCTTTAATGAATACCGGGATTTTCGGGATCGCTGCTTCCGCTGCCATAAATCAGGCCGAAGATATGCGTACAGCTTATCTTGACTTTTATGACAAGATCATGTAG
- a CDS encoding MFS transporter: MEDHIPPIEKPDPFAALRYREFRSYLGMRFFFTFAYQMQAVIIGFHIYYLTKDPLALGLIGLCEAIPAIGISLYGGYIADKSEKRGLLFKIFTGVFLCSVVMMVVTTKQMHVYIPTSYIVPIMYCMIFGIGIARGFFSPTSFSIMASIVPKKLYPNSSTWTSSSWQLASILAPAAGGLIYAFYGITITYIIIITFIAIAFICIFFLKQHKPTYIPKESIVKSLTEGVQFVFKNKMMLWAMSLDLFSVFFGGAVSLLPVFAEDILKVGSEGLGFMRAAASIGAVITMLVMTRFSPMNKPWRNLLIAVTGFGTSIICYGLSKNFYLTLMFLFMEGAFDSISVVIRSTIMQLLTPDEMRGRVSAVNSMFIGSSNEIGAFESGLTAKLMRTVPAVVFGGSMTIFIAGVTYLKTKGLIKLSLNEINEQKV; this comes from the coding sequence TTGGAAGACCATATACCACCTATAGAGAAACCCGATCCTTTCGCAGCTTTGCGTTACAGAGAATTCCGATCATACCTTGGAATGCGTTTCTTCTTTACTTTTGCTTATCAGATGCAAGCCGTAATTATTGGCTTTCACATCTATTACCTCACCAAAGACCCACTTGCACTTGGATTAATTGGCCTCTGCGAAGCCATACCAGCCATTGGTATTTCCCTATACGGCGGCTATATAGCCGACAAGTCTGAAAAAAGAGGATTGCTCTTTAAAATATTTACCGGTGTATTCTTGTGTTCAGTGGTGATGATGGTGGTTACCACTAAGCAAATGCATGTTTATATACCAACCAGCTATATTGTGCCAATTATGTATTGCATGATCTTCGGGATTGGCATAGCCCGCGGTTTTTTTAGTCCAACCTCTTTCTCGATAATGGCGTCGATTGTTCCTAAAAAACTATACCCAAATTCAAGTACCTGGACCAGCTCCAGTTGGCAATTGGCCTCTATTTTGGCCCCTGCAGCTGGCGGATTAATTTATGCCTTTTACGGCATTACCATAACTTACATCATCATCATTACATTTATAGCAATTGCGTTTATCTGCATTTTCTTTTTAAAACAGCATAAGCCCACCTATATCCCTAAAGAAAGTATTGTAAAGAGTCTTACTGAAGGCGTGCAATTCGTATTTAAAAACAAAATGATGTTATGGGCAATGAGCTTAGACCTATTTTCCGTCTTTTTTGGCGGCGCTGTGTCCCTCCTACCTGTATTTGCCGAAGACATACTTAAAGTCGGCTCAGAAGGCTTAGGATTTATGCGTGCGGCAGCATCAATCGGCGCTGTGATTACCATGTTGGTGATGACTCGCTTTTCGCCGATGAACAAACCATGGCGTAACCTGCTGATTGCTGTTACTGGATTTGGCACCAGCATTATCTGCTACGGTCTATCCAAAAACTTTTACCTTACCCTCATGTTCCTGTTTATGGAAGGTGCATTTGATAGTATCAGCGTCGTGATACGGTCTACCATTATGCAGCTGCTAACCCCAGATGAAATGCGAGGCCGGGTATCTGCTGTAAATAGTATGTTTATTGGTTCATCCAATGAGATTGGAGCCTTCGAATCGGGCTTAACCGCAAAGCTGATGCGTACCGTACCTGCAGTAGTATTTGGAGGCAGCATGACCATCTTTATTGCCGGCGTTACCTATCTAAAAACAAAAGGCTTAATAAAATTAAGCCTTAATGAGATAAACGAACAAAAGGTTTAA
- the pyrH gene encoding UMP kinase, with protein sequence MKYKRILLKLSGESLMGEKQYGIDNEVVRQYAEDIKAVHAQGLEIAIVIGGGNIFRGLSAEKSGMDRAQADYMGMLATVINSMALQDALEKVGLKTRLLTAIKMEQICEPFIRRRAVRHLEKGRVVIFGAGTGNPYFTTDSAAALRAIEIKADVVLKGTRVDGIYTADPEKDPNATKYSEISFKEVYAKGLNVMDMTAFTLCEENKLPIIVFDMNKTGNFMKIANGDGIGTLVKN encoded by the coding sequence ATGAAATATAAACGGATCCTGTTAAAATTAAGTGGCGAATCGCTAATGGGCGAAAAGCAGTATGGTATTGATAATGAGGTGGTAAGGCAATATGCTGAAGACATTAAGGCAGTTCATGCTCAAGGTCTTGAAATAGCAATCGTTATTGGAGGTGGGAATATTTTTAGAGGTTTAAGTGCCGAAAAGTCCGGTATGGACCGTGCACAAGCCGATTATATGGGGATGTTGGCAACTGTAATCAACAGTATGGCCTTGCAAGATGCTTTAGAAAAAGTAGGCTTGAAAACGCGTTTACTTACTGCGATTAAAATGGAGCAAATCTGCGAACCTTTTATCCGCAGAAGAGCGGTACGTCACCTTGAAAAGGGGCGTGTGGTGATTTTTGGCGCCGGTACAGGTAACCCTTATTTCACGACAGATTCGGCAGCAGCATTACGCGCTATCGAGATAAAGGCAGATGTGGTATTGAAAGGAACACGTGTTGACGGAATTTATACTGCTGATCCGGAAAAGGACCCTAATGCCACCAAGTATTCTGAAATTTCCTTTAAAGAAGTTTACGCTAAAGGATTGAATGTGATGGATATGACGGCTTTTACACTTTGCGAAGAGAACAAATTACCGATTATCGTTTTTGATATGAATAAAACAGGTAATTTTATGAAAATCGCCAATGGCGATGGCATCGGTACGTTAGTTAAGAACTGA
- the ltrA gene encoding group II intron reverse transcriptase/maturase, translating to MLEEILDIRNVQKAFRQVTTNKGAGGIDGMQTDELRDYLNIHWQALKSDILAGNYRPQSVLKVEIPKTGGGTRILGIPTVIDRLLQQAISQWLSPKYEGDFSANSYGFRPGRSAHQAVFQGQVNLNAGYTWVVEVDLEKFFDTVNHDKLMSLLWVKIKDRGTLKLIRAYLSGGMMDNGLVSPRREGTPQGSPLSPLLSNIILNELDQILEDRGHRFVRYADDCSIYVRSRKSAFRVMAVMTGYLEDKLKLKVNREKSKVSRPSGSTLLGFSFYGSKQGWQIRVASKSLKTIKQKIREQTQRNHSIATSERIYRLEKVIRGWVNYFSIAKAKNQLLRLDEMVRVRLRMIIWKQWKKVYIRIGNLIKLGISRDKAYEWANSRKSYCRIAHSPILCRVLDNAYFTKLKYTGFTNYYYWKTEYQKKLF from the coding sequence ATGCTTGAAGAAATATTAGACATCCGAAATGTACAAAAAGCCTTTCGGCAGGTTACTACCAATAAGGGTGCTGGGGGTATTGATGGTATGCAGACCGATGAACTTCGTGACTACCTCAATATCCACTGGCAAGCATTAAAGAGTGATATTTTAGCGGGTAATTATCGACCACAATCTGTACTTAAGGTAGAAATACCCAAAACGGGCGGTGGAACGAGAATTTTGGGCATCCCAACGGTAATCGACAGGCTGTTGCAACAGGCGATCTCTCAATGGTTGAGTCCTAAGTACGAGGGCGATTTTTCAGCAAACAGTTATGGGTTTCGCCCGGGTCGCAGTGCACATCAGGCGGTATTTCAGGGGCAGGTAAACCTCAATGCGGGTTATACCTGGGTTGTAGAAGTGGACTTGGAAAAGTTCTTTGATACGGTCAACCACGACAAGCTTATGAGCCTGTTATGGGTTAAGATCAAGGATAGGGGGACCTTAAAGCTTATTCGTGCTTACCTAAGTGGCGGTATGATGGATAATGGACTGGTTAGCCCCAGAAGAGAGGGTACGCCGCAAGGTAGTCCTTTGAGCCCTTTATTATCAAACATTATTCTGAATGAGCTAGATCAAATTCTGGAAGACCGGGGCCACCGTTTTGTACGTTACGCAGATGACTGTAGTATTTATGTGCGGAGCAGAAAATCGGCCTTCCGTGTTATGGCGGTTATGACAGGCTATTTGGAAGATAAGTTGAAACTCAAGGTCAACCGGGAGAAGAGCAAAGTAAGCCGACCATCTGGTAGCACGCTTTTAGGCTTTTCCTTTTATGGCTCCAAACAAGGATGGCAGATCCGGGTTGCGTCCAAATCTCTGAAAACGATAAAACAGAAGATAAGGGAACAAACCCAACGGAACCATTCGATTGCTACTAGTGAACGAATTTATAGACTAGAAAAGGTCATACGGGGCTGGGTAAATTACTTTTCTATAGCCAAAGCCAAAAATCAGTTACTTAGATTAGACGAAATGGTCCGTGTAAGGTTAAGAATGATCATTTGGAAACAGTGGAAGAAAGTATATATCCGTATTGGGAACCTAATTAAGTTGGGTATTTCAAGGGACAAAGCTTATGAATGGGCAAACAGTCGAAAATCTTATTGCAGAATTGCTCACAGCCCAATACTATGTCGGGTGCTAGACAATGCATACTTTACAAAGCTAAAGTATACGGGCTTTACCAACTACTATTACTGGAAAACTGAATACCAGAAGAAATTATTCTAA
- the frr gene encoding ribosome recycling factor, whose product MNDLIKKQLQDAQTNMDKAIDHCEAELTKIRAGKASAGMLDGIFVDYYGSATALSQVASINTPDARTLLVQPWEKNMLVPIERAIMEANIGINPQNDGVVIRLVVPPLTEERRKELVKKVKEEAERGKITIRNIRKDANEKIKKLKGESISDDEIKTGEGEVQKITDAYIVKVDKHTEAKEKDIMTV is encoded by the coding sequence ATGAATGACCTCATAAAGAAACAATTACAAGATGCCCAGACAAACATGGACAAGGCTATTGACCATTGTGAAGCTGAATTGACTAAAATCCGTGCAGGAAAAGCTTCTGCAGGTATGTTAGACGGCATATTTGTAGATTATTATGGTAGTGCTACGGCTTTATCTCAGGTAGCAAGTATCAATACGCCAGATGCACGTACTTTGCTTGTTCAGCCTTGGGAAAAGAATATGTTAGTGCCAATAGAACGCGCTATTATGGAGGCCAATATTGGAATTAACCCTCAGAATGATGGTGTAGTAATTCGCCTGGTAGTTCCTCCATTGACTGAAGAACGCAGAAAAGAATTGGTTAAAAAGGTAAAAGAGGAAGCTGAGCGGGGTAAAATAACCATTCGTAACATCCGTAAAGATGCCAACGAAAAAATCAAAAAATTGAAAGGCGAAAGCATTTCTGATGACGAAATTAAAACCGGTGAAGGAGAAGTTCAGAAGATAACTGATGCTTATATCGTTAAAGTTGATAAACATACAGAAGCGAAAGAGAAAGATATCATGACCGTTTAG